The window CACCGTGTTCGGCGGCTGCTGCGGCACCGACCACCGGCACGTGGCGACAATCCGCGACGCCTGCGTGCAAGCGCGGGCGGCCTAGCGGCCCGGTGGCCATCCGTCGGCGGCCGCTCTCCGGCGGCGGTCCCGGGGCTATTCGTAAGCATTTTGTTAACTCTAGAAGAGAAGCCGCTCTTTTCGCAGCACTAAATGTATACGTTCCGCCATCATGGTGTGCGCCGTTACGCCGAAGAAGAATGAGCCTTTCGGTGGCGGGCGGGCGCAAATGGAACAGACATCGATATCGGAAGCCGATGGCTATCGGCTCGGCGCGGTTCTCGACAGCCTATTCTCGTTCATAGGCATCTTCGCCGTCGACGGGACGTTTCTCGAGGTGAACAGGCGACCGCTCGACCTCGCCGGCCTGCGCCGGGAGGATGCCATCGGCAAGCGGATCTGGGACAGCTTCTGGCTGTCGCACTCGCCGGACCAGCAAGACGTGCTACGCGCGGCGTTCAGGCGGGCCGCCAAAGGCGACACGGTCCGCCTGGACCTAACGATCAGGGCCGACGCGGACCAGATCGTCGCGATCGACGGCACCCTGGTGCCGCTTCTGGACGAAAGCGGACAGGTGACCGCGATCATCGGATCGGCGGCGGACGTGTCGGACCGGGAGACAATTCTCAAGCAGCTCGAACAGGAAAAGGACTTCGCGGAAAACCTGGTCGAAATGGCGCCCGTCATCGTGCTTGTCCTCGACAAGGACGGCAAAATCACCCACGCAAATCCCCATTTCGAGCAGTTGACGGGCTATTCGATCGCCGAGATACACGGCAAGGACTGGTTCACGACCTTCCTGCCGGAGCGCGAGCGGGAGCGCGTCGAGCGGGTGTTCCGACAGGCCCTGTCCGGCAGACCTTCCCGCGGCAACACCAACGCCATCCTGACGCGCGACGGCCGCGAGATCGAGGTCGAGTGGCACGACCAGGCCATCCGCGACGAGACCGGCCGGCCGGTCTCGCTGCTCGCCGTCGGCCAGGACGTCAGCGAGCGCCTCGCCGCGCAGGCGGCGATGGCCGCCAGCGAGGCGCGGCTGAAGGAGGCGCAGAGGATCGCCGGCCTGGGGAACTGGGAACTCGACCTGCGTACCGGTGCGCTGCACTGGTCCGAGGAAATCTTCCGGCTCTTCGAGCTCGACGCCTCGGTGTTCACCCCGTCGTACGAAGCGTTCCTCGACGTCGTCCATGAAGACGATCGCGCGCTGGTTGACGCGGCCTACAACCGATCGCTGACGGATCGCATGCCCTACGAGGTCATCCATCGGCTGCGAATGCCCGATGGTCGCATCAAGTACGTCCACGAGCGCGGCGTGACGGACTTTTCAGACGACGGGACGCCGCTCAGATCCGCGGGCACCGTGCTGGACATCACCGAGCAGCGGCTTGCTGAAAACGCCCTGAAGGAGGCCGAGCGGCGATCGGCCGACCTGGTCGCCGAGCTCAAGACGACGGTCGCGACGATGGCGCGCCGTGATCGCGAGCGGGTGCTGCTCAACCAGATGCTAGAGATGCTGATGTCGTGCGTTCGGGGCGAGGACGCCCTGGATGTCGTGCACGCGTTTTCGAAGCGGATCTTCAGGGGGCGCTACGGCGCCATCTCGATCCACGGCGATCCGGGAAGCGGAGAGCTGAGAGGCGTCCGCTGGTGGGGCAGGGACACGCTCGACGTCGACATGCGCGCGGCGCTGGCGGACTCGTCGCACGCCGCCTGTCCCGCGAACGAGGCCACCGCGCCGTCCGGATTCCACGAACGCTGCCGCGGCTGCAACCCGAAGAACCTCGTCTGTGTCCCGCTGGTCTGCGACGGTGACACGTTCGGGGCGCTGGTGGTCGAGCCGAGTCCGGGCGATCGGGACGACGGCCCCCGGAGCGTCGGGGCCAGGAACGACGGGGCCAGGAACGACGAGGCCAGAAACGACCGGGAGCTGGCGGTGGCGGTCGCCGAAGCCTTGTCGCTGGCGCTCTCGAACGTGGAGATGCGCCGCCGGCTGGAGCGGGAGTCGACCAAGGACCCGCTGACCCAGGTCTACAACCGGCGCTTCTTCCTGGATACCGTCGCCGAGGCGATGGCGCAGAACGCGAAGGACGGCACCCGGTTCGCGGTGCATGTCCTGGATCTCGATGATTTCAAGGCGGTCAACGACCGGTTCGGACATCCTTGTGGCGATACGCTGATCGAAATGGTCGCCCAGCGCCTGACGGCCACGATCCGCAGCGGCGACACGGTCGCCCGGCTCGGCGGCGACGAATTCGCCATCCTGGAGCGCCTGGGCAGCGGCCTTCGCGACGACGCCGCCAGCCTGGCCAAGCGGATCCTGCGTCAGGTCGGCCAGCCCTTCCACCTGTCCGGCCATCAGGTCCGTGTCGGGGCAAGCATCGGCATCGCGCTCGCGCCCGAGCATGGCGTCGACGCCGACGTGCTGCTGCGCAGCGCCGACCTGGCGCTCTACAAGGTGAAATCGGAAGGCCGGCGCGGATTCCGCTTCTTCGAGTCCGAGATGGACGAGGAGGTGCGTTCGCGCCGGGCGTTCGAGGCGGATCTCATGGCGGCGCTGTCGAGGGGCGAACTCGAACTGCACTACCAGCCGATCGTCGCCGCATCGACGCGCGAGCCGGTGAGCTTCGAGGCGCTGGTGCGCTGGAACCACCCCGGCGCAGGCCTGCTGTCTCCGGACCGCTTCATCCCCATCGCCGAGGACACGGGGCTGATCGTCCCGATCGGCCGGTGGATCCTGCGAAAGGCCTGCAGCGACGCGATGTCGTGGCCCGCGCACATCAAGGTGGCGGTGAACATCTCGCCGGTCCAGTTCCGCACCGGCGACATCGTCGATGTCGTCGCCTCGGCGCTGCGCGAGACCGGTCTGGAACCCGGACGGCTCGAGCTGGAGATCACCGAATCCGTCCTGCTGCAGAAATACGATTGGGATTTCAGCCTGCTGCACAGACTCCGCGATCTCGGCGTCGCCGTCGTCCTGGACGATTTCGGCACCGGCTACAGCTCGCTGGGCTACCTCAAGGAATTCCGCTTCTCCAAGATCAAGATCGACCGATCGTTCGTCGCCGAGGTCTCCGGAGCAGGCGACAGCGGCGCGATCGTCTGCGCCGTCGCGGGGCTCGCCAGGACCATGGGCATCGACACCACCGCAGAAGGCATCGAGACCGAGGAGCAGCTCCAGCTGCTGCGCGTGGCGGGATGCACGCAGATGCAGGGCTATCTGTTCGCGAAGCCGCGGCCCGTCGGCGCGCTCGATTTCAAAACCACCGGAATCCGCCGGCGCCACCGCGCCACCGCTTGAGCCGTATCCAACTAGCCGGCGGAGCCCGAATCCGGCCCTTAGGCGCGGGGCGATGCGACCAGGGCGCTACCGGGGCGGCGGTGCCGTCAACGGCTGAGGGTGCGGCGCACCGCGTCGTTCCATCGGGCGATCCGCGCCGCGCGCACATCCGGGTCCATCGCCGGCTCGAAGCGCCGGTCGCGGCGCCAGGACGCGGAAAACCCCTCCATGTCCGGCCACACGCCGGCGCCCCGGCCGGCGAGCCAGGCCGCGCCCAGCGCCGTCGTCTCGAGCACCACGGGCCGATCGACCGGCGCGTCGAGGATGTCGGCGAGGCGCTGCATGGTCCAGTCGCTCGCGACCATGCCGCCGTCGACGCGCAGCACGGTGTCGGCGTCGTGGCCGGGCAGATCGCGATGCATCGCCTCGATCAGGTCGAGGGTCTGGAAGCAGACCGATTCGAGCGCGGCATGGGCAAGCTCGCGCGGCCCGGTCGCCCTGGTGATCCCGTAGAGGGCACCGCGCGCATCCGCGTCCCAGTGCGGTGCGCCGAGCCCTGTGAAGGCCGGCACCAGCACGACGTCGTGGCTGGGATCGGCCTCGGCGGCGAATTCGCCGGACTGGTCGGCATGGGCGATGACGCCGAGCCCGTCGCGCAGCCACTGGACGGCGGCGCCGGCGATGAAGATCGAGCCTTCCAGCGCGTAGGTGGTCCGGCCGTCGAGCCGGTAGGCGATGGTGGTCAGCAGCCGGTTCTGCGAGGCGACCGCCTCCGGTCCGGTGTTGAGCACGGCGAAGCAGCCGGTGCCGTAGGTGGACTTGACCATGCCCGGGGTGAAGCAGGCCTGGCCGACGGTCGCCGCCTGCTGGTCGCCGGCGATGCCGCGAATCGCGATCGCCCCGCCGAACAGGTTCGGCACGGTCTCGCCGAAATCGGCGGAGGAATCGCGAACCTCCGGCAGGAGCACGCGCGGAACGTCGAGGGCGGCCAGCAGCTCATCGTCCCAGTCGCCCTTGTGGATGTCGAACAGCAGCGTGCGCGACGCGTTGGTGGCGTCGGTCGCGTGCACCGTGCCGCCGGTCAGCCGCCACAGCAGGAAGCTGTCGATGGTGCCGAAGGCGAGATGGCCGGCCTCGGCGGCGGCGCGCGCGCCGTCGACGTGATCGAGGATCCAGCCGATCTTGGTGCCGGAGAAATAGGGATCGAGCAGTAGGCCGGTCCTGGCCGCGACCGTCGGCTCGAGGCCGTCGGCCTTCAGCCGCGCGCACCGGTCGGCGGTGCGCCGGTCCTGCCAGACGATGGCGCGGTGGATCGCCTTGCCGGTGCGCCGGTCCCAGATCACGGTGGTCTCGCGCTGGTTGGTGATGCCGAGCGCAGCGATGGCGCCGGGCCCCCCGACCTCGGCGACAACGGCCTTCGCGGTGCGCAAGGTCGTGTCCCAGATGTCCTCGGGCTCGTGCTCGACCCAGCCGGAAGCGGGGAAGTGCTGGGCGAATTCCTCCTGCGCGACGGCGATGTTGCGATAGTCGCCGTCGAACACGATGGCGCGCGACGACGTGGTGCCCTGATCGATCGCCAGAACGTTTGCGCTCATGCCTTGCCTCCCCCAATGGCCGTGCCGCGTCCGGGCCGGCCTCAATTACGGCCCGGCACCCGTCACGGCTTGGCCCCTGTCATAGGCTGTCCGGCTTCCGATTGCACCCGCGCCATCCAGGATTGCAGGCGGGCCGCCTCGTCGGCGCTCAGGCGCAGGCCGAGCTTGGAGCGCCGCCACAGAACGTCGTCGGCGGTGCGCGCCCATTCCCGGTCGATCAGGAACCGGACCTCGGCCTCGTACAGATCGGCGCCGAAACAGGTGCCGAGCGCGTCGAGCGACTTGGCGTCGGCGAGAATGCGCCGGGCCTCGGTGCCGTAGTTGCGGACGAGGCGATGGATCAGCGGCCGCGGCAGGGCAGGATGACGGGCGCCGATATCGTCGACCAGCCGGTCGAAGGTCATCGCCCGGAAATCACCCCCAGGCAGGGCGGCCGACGATGTCCAGGCGGGCCCGCGCGTGCCCAGGATTCCCTCGATATCGGCCATGACGGCCTCGGCGAGACGGCGATAGGTGGTGATCTTGCCGCCGAAGACGTTGACGAGCGCGCCGGTCTCGGCGTCGCCATCAATCTTCAATACGTAGTCGCGCGTCGCCTCCTGGGCCTTCGAGGCGCCGTCGTCATAGAGCGGGCGGACGGCGGAATAGGTCCACACCACCTGGTCGGGCGTCACCGGGTTGGCGAAGTACTCGCTGGCGGCCGCGCACAGATAGGCGACCTCGTCGCCGGCGATCGCCACGTGGTCTAGATCGCCGTCGAAGTCGCGGTCGGTGGTGCCGATCAGCGTGAAGTCGTTCTCGTAGGGGATGGCGAACATCACCCGGCCGTCGGCGTTCTGGAAGATGTAGCAGCGGTCATGGTCGAACAGGCGCGGCACGACGATATGGCTGCCCTGGACGAGGCGGATGTTGTGCACCCGGTTCAGGCCCGCGACCCGGGTCAGCACCGCGTCGACCCAGGGGCCGGCGGCGTTGACGACGAGGCGGGCGGTGACCTGGCGGGTCGCGCCGGTTCGGCGGTCCTTGAGGGTGATGCGCCAGCCGCCGTCCTCGCGCTGCAGCCCGGTGCATTCGGTGCGGGTCATGATGTCGGCGCCGCGCGCGGCCGCGTCGCGGGCGTTGAGGGCGACGAGGCGGGCATCCTGCACCCAGCAGTCGGAGTATTCGAAGGCCTTCGAGAAGCCGGGCTTGAGCGGCTTGCCGGCCGGATCCGTGCGCAGGTCGATGGTGCGCGCCGGCGGCAGGCACCTGCGGCCGCCGATGTAATCGTAGAGGTACAGGCCGAGGCGCAGCATCCAGGCGGGCCGCAGGCCGGCCTGATGCGGCAGCACGAAGCGCAGCGGCCAGATGATGTGCGGGGCGTTCAGCCACAGGACCTCGCGTTCCACCAGCGCCTCGCGGACGAGGCGGAACTCGTAGAACTCGAGATAGCGCAGGCCGCCGTGGATCAGCTTGGTCGAGCCGGACGAGGTGCCGCTGGCCAGATCGTCCTTTTCGGCGAGCCCCACGGAGAAGCCGCGGCCGGCGGCGTCGCGGGCCACGCCGGCGCCGTTGATGCCGCCGCCGATGACGAAGACGTCGTAGTCGAGATCGGAGGTGAAGTCGGAAGCCGCCATGTGCTCAGGCCGCCTCGCCGGTGTCTTCCACGGTGTCGACCCCGGCGACCTCGATGCGGACCTGCGCCTCGCGGCAGATCTCGGCGATCGGCTCGGGCGGCGCCTGGTCGGTTACCAGCACGTCGATGTCGGAGAGATGGGCGATCCTGACCGGCGCGTTGCGCTCGAACTTCATGGCGTCGGCGACGAGAATGGTCTGGCGGGCGTGCCGGACGATCTCGCGGGCGACCCGCACCTCGCGGTAGTCGTAGTCGAGTATGGTGCCGTCGAGATCGATCGCCGAGGCGCCGATCACCGCGTAGTCGACCTTGAACTGCCGGATGAAGTCGACGGTGGCCTCGCCGACGATGCCGCCGTCGGACTTGCGCACCAGGCCGCCGGCGATGACCACCTCGCCGGACGGCGCCTCGCGCAGGATATGGGCGACGTTGATGTTGTTGGTGATCGCCATGATGCCTTCGCGAAGGCGCAGTGCGCGGGCGACCTGCTCCGTCGTGGTGCCGATGTTGAGCATGATCGAGACGTTGTCGGGAATGAGCGATGCGGCGCGTATGCCGATGCGCCGTTTCTCCTCGGCGGCCAGCATGCGGCGCGAGTCATAAGCGTAGTTCGACGCGCCCGACGGATAGATGGCGCCGCCGTGGATCCGCTGCAGGAGCCGGCGCTCGCACAGCTCGTTCAGATCCTTGCGGATGGTTTGCGGGGTGACGTCGAACTGAAGCGAAAGCCCCTCGACCTCGACGCGCCCGACCTGCCGTGCGCGGCCCAGGATGTCGGCCTGACGCGGCGTAAGTGGCTGCATTTCCATTCCTTTCGGTTATTTTCGCATGTGCGAAATTGCCGGTTAGCGCCTCAATATTTTTCGCTAAACCAGCCAATAAAACAACGATATTTTCGTATTGACGTTCGGTTTCTTTCGTTTGATAGTTTTTTGGCATTCCACATGGGAGGAAGCCAATGAAACGCGAAATGATGGCTGCCGTAGCAGCCACGGCCCTTCTCGCGCTGTCCGGCCCGGCCTTCGCCGGCATGGCGGAAGCGGAGAAGTGGATCGACAGCGAGTTCCAGCCTTCGGTGCTCTCCAAGGAGGAGCAGATGAAGGAGATGGAATGGTTCATCAAGGCCGCGGAGCCGTTCCAGGGCATGGAAATCAACGTGCTGTCGGAGACGATCCCGACGCACACCTATGAATCGGAAACCCTGACCAAGGCCTTCGAGGAGATCACCGGCATCAAGGTCAACCACCAGCTCCTCGGCGAGGGCGAAGTGGTCCAGGCGGTTCAAACGCAGATGCAGACGAACCGCAACCTCTATGACGCCTATATCAACGACTCCGACCTGATCGGCACGCATTCGCGTCTGCAGAGCGCGGTGAACCTGTCCGACTGGATGAACGGCGAGGCCCAGGACGTCACCAACCCGATGCTCGACATCGAGGACTTCATCGGCATCTCGTTCACCACCGGCCCGGACGGCAAGGTCTGGCAGCTGCCCGACCAGCAGTTCGCCAACCTGTACTGGTTCCGCAAGGACTGGTTCGACCGTCCCGACATCAAGGAGAAGTTCAAGGCCAAGTACGGCTACGACCTCGGCGTGCCGGTGAACTGGTCGGCCTACGAGGACATCGCCGAGTTCTTCACCAACGACATCAAGGAAATCGACGGCGTCCGCGTCTACGGCCACATGGACTACGGCAAGCGCGCGCCGGATCTCGGCTGGCGCATGACCGACGCCTGGCTGTCGATGGCCGGCTCCACCTCGCCGGGCCTGCCGAACGGCCGGCCGATCGACGAGTGGGGCATCCGCATGGAGGAAGGCTCGTGCAATCCGTCCGGCGCCTCGGTCGCGCGCGGCGGCGGCACCAACGCGCCCGGCTCGGTCTACGCGATCCGCAAATGGGACGAATGGCTGCGCAAGTACGCCCCGCCCGGCGCCGCCGACTACGACTTCTACCAGTCGCTGCCGGCGCTGGCCCAGGGCAACGTCGCCCAGCAGATCTTCTGGTACACCGCGTTCACGGCCAACATGGTCGCGCCCAAGAGCGAGGGCAACAACACCGTCGACGACGACGGCACTCCGCAGTGGCGGATGGCGCCCTCGCCGCACGGGCCCTACTGGAAGGAGGGCATGAAGCTCGGCTACCAGGACACCGGCTCGTGGACGCTGTTCAAGTCGACCCCGGTCGACCGGCGCAAGGCGGCCTGGCTCTATGCCCAGTTCGTGGTCTCCAAGACGGTCGATACCAAGAAGAGCCACGTCGGCCTGACCATCATCCGCGACTCCACGATCAACCACGAGTCGTTCTCGGAACGCGCGCCGAAGCTGGGCGGCCTGGTCGAGTTCTACCGCTCGCCGGACCGGGTGGCGTGGACGCCGACGGGCATCAACGTGCCGGATTATCCCAAGCTCGCACAGCTGTGGTGGCAGCAGATCGGCGACGTCAACTCGGGCGCGTTCACGCCGCAGGAGGCGATGGACCGGCTGGCCGGGGAGATGGACCAGATCATGGCCCGCATGGAAGCCGCCGACAAAGCCAACAACACCTATGGCGGCTGCGGACCGCGCTTGAACGAGGCCAAGGACCCGTCCGACTGGCTCGGCAAGCCGGACGGTCCCGCGGCGAAGCTCGACAACGAGAAGCCGCAGGGCGAGACCATCTCGTACGACGAGCTGACCGCGCGCTGGGCGGCCCAATAACAGGGCCCCGATAAAACCGGGCCAGCGGCCGGCGCATCGGCCGGTCGCCGGACCGGAACGGCGATCCTCCCGACGGCCAGACGCCGTCGACCGGACGGGACGTATCTCCGGGACGCATCCCGGCATGCGTCCCGTCCCCACCGCCCTACGGGGTTGCGCCCTAGCGCTTCCTCAAGCAACGCTGTCGACGGCCATGACACTTGAACTCAGGAACGTGACCAAGCGCGTCGGCGCGGACGTTCACATCCATCCGACGGACCTCACGCTCGAGCCGGGCAGCTTCAACATCCTGCTCGGCACGACGCTGGCAGGCAAGACGACCCTGATGCAGCTGATGGCGGGGCTCGACCGGCCGACCAGCGGCTCGGTCTGGTTCAACGGCGTCGATACGACCGGCATGCCCGTGCAGAAGCGCAACGTGGCGATGGTCTATCAGCAGTTCATCAACTACCCGAACCTCACGGTCTACGAGAACATCGCCTCGCCGCTGCGGGTGGCCCGCGTCGGCAAGGCCGACATCGACGCGCGGGTGCGCGAGATGGCGGCGCTTCTGAAGCTGACGCCGATGCTGGACCGGCGCCCCGGCGCGCTGTCGGGCGGCCAGCAGCAGCGCACCGCGCTCGCCCGCGCGCTGGTCAAGGACGCCGACCTGGTGCTGCTCGACGAGCCGCTCGCCAATCTCGACTTCAAGCTGCGCGAGGAGCTGCGCGACGAACTGCCGAGGCT is drawn from Microbaculum marinisediminis and contains these coding sequences:
- a CDS encoding EAL domain-containing protein produces the protein MEQTSISEADGYRLGAVLDSLFSFIGIFAVDGTFLEVNRRPLDLAGLRREDAIGKRIWDSFWLSHSPDQQDVLRAAFRRAAKGDTVRLDLTIRADADQIVAIDGTLVPLLDESGQVTAIIGSAADVSDRETILKQLEQEKDFAENLVEMAPVIVLVLDKDGKITHANPHFEQLTGYSIAEIHGKDWFTTFLPERERERVERVFRQALSGRPSRGNTNAILTRDGREIEVEWHDQAIRDETGRPVSLLAVGQDVSERLAAQAAMAASEARLKEAQRIAGLGNWELDLRTGALHWSEEIFRLFELDASVFTPSYEAFLDVVHEDDRALVDAAYNRSLTDRMPYEVIHRLRMPDGRIKYVHERGVTDFSDDGTPLRSAGTVLDITEQRLAENALKEAERRSADLVAELKTTVATMARRDRERVLLNQMLEMLMSCVRGEDALDVVHAFSKRIFRGRYGAISIHGDPGSGELRGVRWWGRDTLDVDMRAALADSSHAACPANEATAPSGFHERCRGCNPKNLVCVPLVCDGDTFGALVVEPSPGDRDDGPRSVGARNDGARNDEARNDRELAVAVAEALSLALSNVEMRRRLERESTKDPLTQVYNRRFFLDTVAEAMAQNAKDGTRFAVHVLDLDDFKAVNDRFGHPCGDTLIEMVAQRLTATIRSGDTVARLGGDEFAILERLGSGLRDDAASLAKRILRQVGQPFHLSGHQVRVGASIGIALAPEHGVDADVLLRSADLALYKVKSEGRRGFRFFESEMDEEVRSRRAFEADLMAALSRGELELHYQPIVAASTREPVSFEALVRWNHPGAGLLSPDRFIPIAEDTGLIVPIGRWILRKACSDAMSWPAHIKVAVNISPVQFRTGDIVDVVASALRETGLEPGRLELEITESVLLQKYDWDFSLLHRLRDLGVAVVLDDFGTGYSSLGYLKEFRFSKIKIDRSFVAEVSGAGDSGAIVCAVAGLARTMGIDTTAEGIETEEQLQLLRVAGCTQMQGYLFAKPRPVGALDFKTTGIRRRHRATA
- the glpD gene encoding glycerol-3-phosphate dehydrogenase codes for the protein MAASDFTSDLDYDVFVIGGGINGAGVARDAAGRGFSVGLAEKDDLASGTSSGSTKLIHGGLRYLEFYEFRLVREALVEREVLWLNAPHIIWPLRFVLPHQAGLRPAWMLRLGLYLYDYIGGRRCLPPARTIDLRTDPAGKPLKPGFSKAFEYSDCWVQDARLVALNARDAAARGADIMTRTECTGLQREDGGWRITLKDRRTGATRQVTARLVVNAAGPWVDAVLTRVAGLNRVHNIRLVQGSHIVVPRLFDHDRCYIFQNADGRVMFAIPYENDFTLIGTTDRDFDGDLDHVAIAGDEVAYLCAAASEYFANPVTPDQVVWTYSAVRPLYDDGASKAQEATRDYVLKIDGDAETGALVNVFGGKITTYRRLAEAVMADIEGILGTRGPAWTSSAALPGGDFRAMTFDRLVDDIGARHPALPRPLIHRLVRNYGTEARRILADAKSLDALGTCFGADLYEAEVRFLIDREWARTADDVLWRRSKLGLRLSADEAARLQSWMARVQSEAGQPMTGAKP
- a CDS encoding ABC transporter substrate-binding protein: MKREMMAAVAATALLALSGPAFAGMAEAEKWIDSEFQPSVLSKEEQMKEMEWFIKAAEPFQGMEINVLSETIPTHTYESETLTKAFEEITGIKVNHQLLGEGEVVQAVQTQMQTNRNLYDAYINDSDLIGTHSRLQSAVNLSDWMNGEAQDVTNPMLDIEDFIGISFTTGPDGKVWQLPDQQFANLYWFRKDWFDRPDIKEKFKAKYGYDLGVPVNWSAYEDIAEFFTNDIKEIDGVRVYGHMDYGKRAPDLGWRMTDAWLSMAGSTSPGLPNGRPIDEWGIRMEEGSCNPSGASVARGGGTNAPGSVYAIRKWDEWLRKYAPPGAADYDFYQSLPALAQGNVAQQIFWYTAFTANMVAPKSEGNNTVDDDGTPQWRMAPSPHGPYWKEGMKLGYQDTGSWTLFKSTPVDRRKAAWLYAQFVVSKTVDTKKSHVGLTIIRDSTINHESFSERAPKLGGLVEFYRSPDRVAWTPTGINVPDYPKLAQLWWQQIGDVNSGAFTPQEAMDRLAGEMDQIMARMEAADKANNTYGGCGPRLNEAKDPSDWLGKPDGPAAKLDNEKPQGETISYDELTARWAAQ
- a CDS encoding DeoR/GlpR family DNA-binding transcription regulator, whose protein sequence is MQPLTPRQADILGRARQVGRVEVEGLSLQFDVTPQTIRKDLNELCERRLLQRIHGGAIYPSGASNYAYDSRRMLAAEEKRRIGIRAASLIPDNVSIMLNIGTTTEQVARALRLREGIMAITNNINVAHILREAPSGEVVIAGGLVRKSDGGIVGEATVDFIRQFKVDYAVIGASAIDLDGTILDYDYREVRVAREIVRHARQTILVADAMKFERNAPVRIAHLSDIDVLVTDQAPPEPIAEICREAQVRIEVAGVDTVEDTGEAA
- a CDS encoding ABC transporter ATP-binding protein, whose translation is MTLELRNVTKRVGADVHIHPTDLTLEPGSFNILLGTTLAGKTTLMQLMAGLDRPTSGSVWFNGVDTTGMPVQKRNVAMVYQQFINYPNLTVYENIASPLRVARVGKADIDARVREMAALLKLTPMLDRRPGALSGGQQQRTALARALVKDADLVLLDEPLANLDFKLREELRDELPRLFSNRAAIVVYATTEPTEALLFGGHTATLFEGRVTEFGPTAALYRHPRDLTTAKVFSDPPINVAPVSKAGHTFTLGDAATWQATGPQADLTDGDYVLGVRPHQVTPAERGDHPVPIEGRVLVTELSGSESVIHFRVGEATWVSESHGIHPFEVGSRAPLFIDVSRAMLFAADGRLVAS
- the glpK gene encoding glycerol kinase GlpK, whose amino-acid sequence is MSANVLAIDQGTTSSRAIVFDGDYRNIAVAQEEFAQHFPASGWVEHEPEDIWDTTLRTAKAVVAEVGGPGAIAALGITNQRETTVIWDRRTGKAIHRAIVWQDRRTADRCARLKADGLEPTVAARTGLLLDPYFSGTKIGWILDHVDGARAAAEAGHLAFGTIDSFLLWRLTGGTVHATDATNASRTLLFDIHKGDWDDELLAALDVPRVLLPEVRDSSADFGETVPNLFGGAIAIRGIAGDQQAATVGQACFTPGMVKSTYGTGCFAVLNTGPEAVASQNRLLTTIAYRLDGRTTYALEGSIFIAGAAVQWLRDGLGVIAHADQSGEFAAEADPSHDVVLVPAFTGLGAPHWDADARGALYGITRATGPRELAHAALESVCFQTLDLIEAMHRDLPGHDADTVLRVDGGMVASDWTMQRLADILDAPVDRPVVLETTALGAAWLAGRGAGVWPDMEGFSASWRRDRRFEPAMDPDVRAARIARWNDAVRRTLSR